TACAAAGTATTCACTATTTCCTTGGTGGTAAGGATACGCGGTATCAACATAATTTAGACCATTATCAATAGCATATCTAAGCATTCTTGTTGCCTTTTCTTCATCAATTTTAGAAGGGTCTTCATTCAAAACAGGCAGTCTCATACATCCAAAACCCAACGCTGAAAGTTCTACATCGTACTTACCAAATTTTCTATATTTCAAAAGAGCACCCCCAGTATATTATTATGATTAATTGACTTTGAGATTAGTTTGATAAATAAACTTATTCTACTTTAATTATACCAAAAAAATTAAAAAAATTCTTTTACACAAAGTAGAAACAGTAAATTTTTTTATGTTATAATAAAATACAGTAGAAGTAATTGAAAAAAATTTCATACTTATCTCCGAGGAGGTTTTTAAATGCTATCGGAAGGCATACTCAACTTTTTTTCAAGTACTGGATTTATAAATCTTTCTTGGCCTCAAGTTTTTATGATACTTCTTGGATTGATTATTATCTATTTTGCTATATCTAAACATGCAGAACCACTACTTTTAATTCCATTGGGTTTTGGTATGGTTATAGCTAACATTCCCCCGGAATTAACAGGTATTCTTATGCCTCCTCAGAATGGTCAACCGGGCGGATTGTTGTGGTATATAAAATTGGGACTGGATACGGGGATCTATCCGCCATTGATTTTTTTGGGTATTGGAGCACTAACTGATTTTTCTTATTTGATTGCAAACCCAAAATTGATACTTCTCGGTGGAGCAGCACAAGTAGGGATATTTATTAGTTTTTTACTGGCAAGTTTTTTGGGATTTGATCTTCATTCTGCGGCGGCAATAGGTATTATTGGAGGTGCCGATGGTCCAACTTCTATATACATAGCTTCCAAATTTTCTCCTGATATATTGCCTGTCATAGCTGTTGCAGCCTATTCTTATATTTCACTTATTCCAGTACTACAGCCCTTTGTTTCAAAGTTATTTACCTCTAAGAGGGAAAGAAAAATAAGAATGAGAAGGTTAAGGGAAGTTTCTAAAAGAGAAAGAATCATTTTTCCTATAATAACAACTGTTGTAGTTTCTTTAATGGTTCCCCAATCTCTACCTTTAGTAGGAATGCTTATGTTGGGAAACTTGTTGAAAGAATCCGGGGTAACGGGTAGATTGGCCGAAGCAGCCTCTCGATATATTTTAGACACTGTAACAATACTTTTAATGTTATCGGTAGGGGTGTCGGCGACGGCTGATATATTTTTGTCATTGGTAACCTTAAAAATCATATTGTTAGGAGCAGTTGCGTTTATAGTTGCAATAACAAGTGGAATAGGATTCGCAAAATTAATGAATTTGTTCGTTAAAGATAAAATTAATCCATTAATCGGTGCTGCAGGTGTTTCAGCGGTTCCTGATTCAGCTCGTGTAGCCCAACATATTGCTCAAGAGACCGATCCGGGTAACTTCATTTTAATGCATGCAATGGGACCAAACGTTTCAGGGGTAATAGGTTCAGCTATAGCTGCAGGTTTATTTTTAAGTATACTTTAATTTAGAGGAGGCATAATCAAATGCAAACTACTAAAAAACATTTTAAAGTGATAATAAATTATAACTATTGTAAAAAATGTGGTATCTGTTCTTGGATTTGCCCAGTAGATGCTATAATAGAACAAGAGTTTGGTAAGCCAGTTGTTCCAGATTCAGAAAAATGTACTGGATGTTTGCAATGTGAACGAATGTGCCCGGATTTTGCGATAAGTATTAAACAAATAGATCAATAAAAATGAATGCTCTTTTTAGAAGAGGTGAAATTAATGGGGAAAATGCTCTTTTTACAAGGAAACGAAGCGGTTGGAATGGCTGCTATAAAAGCAGGATGTCGTTTTTTTGCAGGTTATCCGATTACACCATCAACCGAAATAGCCGAATACATGTCTAGAGAATTGCCAAAAGTTGGAGGAACTTTTATACAGATGGAGGACGAGCTCGGAAGTGCAGCTGCTATAATAGGTGCTTCCCTTGCAGGTGTAAAATCCATGACTGCTACTAGTGGTCCCGGATTTTCACTTATGCAAGAGGCTTTAAGATACGCCATTATGACAGAAGTGCCCTGTGTGTTTGTTGATGTTATGAGAGGTGGTCCAA
This genomic window from Petrotoga mexicana DSM 14811 contains:
- a CDS encoding sodium ion-translocating decarboxylase subunit beta; its protein translation is MLSEGILNFFSSTGFINLSWPQVFMILLGLIIIYFAISKHAEPLLLIPLGFGMVIANIPPELTGILMPPQNGQPGGLLWYIKLGLDTGIYPPLIFLGIGALTDFSYLIANPKLILLGGAAQVGIFISFLLASFLGFDLHSAAAIGIIGGADGPTSIYIASKFSPDILPVIAVAAYSYISLIPVLQPFVSKLFTSKRERKIRMRRLREVSKRERIIFPIITTVVVSLMVPQSLPLVGMLMLGNLLKESGVTGRLAEAASRYILDTVTILLMLSVGVSATADIFLSLVTLKIILLGAVAFIVAITSGIGFAKLMNLFVKDKINPLIGAAGVSAVPDSARVAQHIAQETDPGNFILMHAMGPNVSGVIGSAIAAGLFLSIL
- a CDS encoding 4Fe-4S dicluster domain-containing protein; this translates as MQTTKKHFKVIINYNYCKKCGICSWICPVDAIIEQEFGKPVVPDSEKCTGCLQCERMCPDFAISIKQIDQ